A single region of the Triticum dicoccoides isolate Atlit2015 ecotype Zavitan chromosome 2B, WEW_v2.0, whole genome shotgun sequence genome encodes:
- the LOC119368040 gene encoding annexin-like protein RJ4, producing the protein MATITVPQVVPSPVEDAEALMKAFQGWGTDEQAVIYILAHRDAAQRKLIRLAYEEKYNERLTDRLESELSGDLQTAMGYWVLDPAERQAVIANAATKCIDEEYPVIVEIACANSPAELLEVKRAYHAIYKRSLEENVAAGATGNLRDLLVALVSTYRYDGDEVDGGLARSEAKIIQADVKNGVTADHGELIRVLGSRSRAQLGATFNCFRDEHGTTVTKSLLHGSDPTGYARVLRTAARCIADTDKYFAKVLRSAMHKSGTDEESLLRVVVMHAEKDLRGIKDEFHKRASVALEQAIAKETSGDFKTFIMALVGTSQ; encoded by the exons ATGGCCACGATCACAGTTCCTCAAGTTGTCCCTTCTCCGGTTGAAGATGCTGAGGCGCTCATGAAGGCCTTCCAAG GATGGGGCACTGACGAGCAGGCAGTGATCTACATACTAGCTCACCGGGACGCAGCGCAGAGGAAGCTGATCCGGCTGGCGTACGAAGAGAAATACAACGAGCGCCTCACCGACCGGCTCGAGTCAGAACTCTCCGGCGATCTTCAG ACGGCGATGGGCTACTGGGTGCTCGACCCCGCGGAGAGGCAGGCCGTGATCGCCAACGCCGCCACGAAATGCATCGACGAGGAGTACCCCGTGATCGTGGAGATCGCGTGCGCCAACTCGCCCGCCGAGCTCCTGGAAGTGAAGCGGGCCTACCACGCCATCTACAAGCGCTCGCTCGAGGAAAACGTCGCCGCTGGTGCCACGGGAAACCTCCGTGAT CTCTTGGTCGCTCTGGTGAGCACCTAcaggtacgacggcgacgaggtggaCGGCGGGCTAGCGAGATCGGAAGCGAAGATCATTCAAGCGGACGTGAAAAACGGCGTCACGGCGGATCACGGGGAGCTCATCAGGGTTCTGGGCTCCAGGAGCAGAGCCCAGCTCGGCGCCACGTTCAACTGCTTCAGAGATGAGCACGGCACCACCGTCACCAAG TCCCTGCTGCATGGGTCCGATCCGACGGGCTACGCGCGCGTGCTGCGGACCGCGGCGAGGTGCATCGCCGACACAGACAAGTACTTCGCCAAGGTCCTGAGGAGCGCGATGCACAAGTCGGGGACCGACGAGGAGAGCCTGCTCCGGGTGGTGGTGATGCACGCGGAGAAGGACCTCAGGGGCATCAAAGACGAGTTCCACAAGAGGGCGTCGGTTGCCTTGGAGCAAGCCATCGCCAAGGAAACCTCCGGTGACTTCAAGACCTTCATCATGGCTCTTGTTGGGACTAGCCAATAA